From the genome of Psychrilyobacter atlanticus DSM 19335, one region includes:
- a CDS encoding GDSL-type esterase/lipase family protein, producing the protein MNKVIITLVVVVFIHMGYNFFNKDLGDKNLTKESILICYGDSLTAGYGAPTGGSYPDYLQSKLELKVINKGINGDTTVSALQRFETDVLDYNPDVVIVELGANDLIQGLDTSETKRNLNYIVDELLKRNIRVYVVKFYGNQLIFNILKNGSKNEFDKIFEELEDKEGVYLIEDIWKGVWNKHMYDNIHPDETGYKKMGEIYLEELRPILEKNRLIIGE; encoded by the coding sequence ATGAATAAGGTTATAATAACTTTAGTAGTGGTGGTTTTCATCCATATGGGTTATAATTTTTTTAATAAGGATTTAGGAGATAAAAATTTGACTAAAGAAAGTATTTTGATATGTTATGGGGATAGTTTAACTGCTGGGTATGGGGCTCCTACAGGGGGAAGTTACCCGGATTATTTACAGTCTAAACTCGAATTAAAGGTGATCAACAAGGGGATAAACGGGGATACGACAGTGTCTGCACTACAAAGGTTTGAAACTGATGTTTTAGATTATAATCCAGATGTGGTTATAGTGGAATTAGGAGCAAATGATCTGATTCAAGGATTAGACACGTCTGAAACAAAAAGGAACTTAAACTATATTGTAGATGAACTCCTAAAAAGAAATATAAGAGTTTATGTAGTAAAATTTTATGGTAATCAGTTAATTTTTAATATCTTAAAAAATGGTTCTAAAAATGAATTTGATAAAATTTTTGAAGAGTTAGAAGATAAAGAAGGGGTGTATCTTATAGAAGATATATGGAAAGGCGTATGGAACAAACATATGTACGACAATATCCATCCCGATGAAACAGGGTATAAAAAGATGGGAGAAATTTATCTAGAGGAATTGAGACCTATCTTAGAAAAAAATAGATTGATTATAGGAGAGTAA
- a CDS encoding DUF1353 domain-containing protein: protein MNISIFGIIELKPYKLGFETIKTVRLIVDSERFYILKGLKTDLGSIPKPLRIIFPRYGLETTGYVIHDYGYRVQPKNTNRKFWDNVLLQILKDQGIKYYKRYSIYWGLRSFGWVAWNKNKKQLGR, encoded by the coding sequence ATGAATATTTCTATCTTTGGGATAATAGAATTAAAACCTTATAAATTAGGATTTGAAACCATTAAAACTGTAAGACTTATAGTTGATTCAGAAAGATTTTACATTTTAAAAGGATTAAAAACTGATTTAGGATCTATTCCTAAACCTTTAAGGATAATTTTTCCTAGATATGGACTTGAAACTACTGGCTATGTAATACATGACTATGGTTATAGAGTGCAGCCAAAAAATACAAATCGTAAATTTTGGGATAATGTCCTTTTACAGATCTTAAAAGACCAGGGCATAAAATACTATAAAAGATATTCTATCTATTGGGGGCTTAGATCATTTGGTTGGGTCGCATGGAATAAAAATAAAAAACAACTGGGGAGGTGA
- a CDS encoding dTMP kinase: protein MGKLIVIEGTDSSGKQTQAELLYEKYKKMGKKVMKVTFPNYESPSSAPVKMYLNGEFGENVGEVNTYAVSTMFAVDRYASFKTTWEEFYNDGGIIISDRYTTSNMVHQASKMDDKVEKDGYLEWLAELEYEKMGIPKPDMVVFLNMPTEMAYKLMEKRKNKITGEDKKDIHENDREYMQKSHDNACYIANKYSWKEIMCVKGGELKTIDEIGNEVLRVCEELSR from the coding sequence ATGGGAAAATTAATAGTAATAGAAGGAACTGATTCTAGCGGGAAACAGACTCAAGCAGAATTATTGTATGAAAAATATAAAAAAATGGGAAAGAAGGTTATGAAAGTTACCTTTCCAAATTATGAAAGTCCATCATCAGCACCTGTAAAGATGTATTTAAATGGTGAATTCGGAGAGAATGTAGGAGAGGTGAATACCTATGCTGTATCTACTATGTTTGCAGTGGATAGATATGCATCTTTTAAAACTACTTGGGAGGAGTTCTACAACGATGGAGGAATAATCATCTCAGACAGATACACAACTTCCAATATGGTTCATCAGGCATCAAAGATGGATGACAAGGTGGAAAAAGATGGATATTTAGAGTGGCTGGCTGAGTTGGAATATGAAAAGATGGGAATACCAAAACCAGATATGGTAGTATTTTTAAATATGCCTACTGAGATGGCGTATAAATTGATGGAAAAGAGAAAAAATAAGATTACAGGGGAAGATAAGAAAGATATTCATGAAAATGACCGTGAATATATGCAGAAATCCCACGACAATGCTTGCTATATAGCAAATAAATATTCGTGGAAGGAAATAATGTGTGTAAAAGGCGGAGAATTAAAAACTATAGATGAGATTGGCAATGAAGTTTTGAGAGTTTGTGAGGAGTTGTCTAGATGA
- a CDS encoding pentapeptide repeat-containing protein, producing the protein MYYEDMIFTKEDIDLLVFENSEFLNCVFKEITFNKISFNGTILENCTFKSCQLTSSTFRDAKFIDLNFENSELISINLSHINKFIVEVSFTDSYLKYCDLSKLDLNKANFLNSTLKECLFFETNLSQASFNNSNLKNSSFDRCNLERADFKDATNYRINPMTNRIKGAKFSLPDLIGLVRDFDIKIV; encoded by the coding sequence ATGTATTACGAAGATATGATCTTTACCAAAGAAGATATCGATCTGTTGGTTTTTGAAAATAGTGAATTTTTAAACTGTGTTTTTAAAGAAATAACTTTTAATAAAATAAGTTTTAATGGAACTATACTGGAAAATTGTACCTTTAAATCCTGCCAGTTAACTTCTTCTACCTTCCGAGATGCCAAATTTATAGATCTTAATTTTGAAAATTCCGAACTTATCAGTATCAACTTAAGCCACATCAATAAATTTATAGTTGAAGTCTCATTTACTGATTCCTATTTAAAATATTGCGATCTCAGTAAATTAGATCTGAATAAAGCAAATTTTTTAAATTCAACTCTAAAAGAGTGTCTATTTTTTGAAACTAATCTGAGTCAGGCTTCTTTCAACAACTCCAATTTAAAGAATTCATCCTTTGACAGGTGCAACTTAGAAAGGGCTGACTTTAAAGATGCTACCAATTATAGGATCAATCCTATGACAAATCGTATTAAAGGAGCCAAATTTTCCCTCCCTGACCTAATCGGATTAGTCAGAGATTTCGATATTAAGATAGTGTAA
- a CDS encoding 1-deoxy-D-xylulose-5-phosphate reductoisomerase, producing MIKIKNITILGSTGSIGTNALEVIRNKKSEFNVVAMSAHYNHKLLIEQIDEFKPSYVSIGTQDGYEEITKKYPDLEVYLGNEGLKKLGALDEADIVLTAVSGAVGIEATIESIKKEKRIALANKETMVAAGDLINNMLKEYNAEIIPVDSEHSAIYQSLLGGKKEEVNKIIITASGGTFRGKTLEELKDVRVEDALKHPNWSMGRKITIDSSTLCNKGLEVIEAHQLFNVSYDDIEVLVHPQSIIHSMVEFNDMSVIAQLGVPDMKVPIQYAFTYPDRASNKVLESLNFKTLSNLTFDEVDNDVFKGVEYAYFAGRTGKSMPAVYNAANEIAVDQFINGNIKFLEIYKVIKNTMDNHEVHSVDTLEAVIKADAWAREEATRIIKTYQ from the coding sequence TTGATTAAGATTAAAAATATAACAATATTAGGAAGTACAGGAAGTATTGGAACAAATGCACTGGAAGTAATTAGGAATAAAAAATCGGAATTTAATGTGGTTGCAATGAGTGCCCACTATAACCATAAATTATTGATAGAACAGATAGATGAGTTTAAACCAAGCTATGTATCTATTGGAACACAAGATGGATATGAAGAGATAACCAAAAAATATCCTGATTTAGAGGTATATTTAGGGAATGAAGGACTTAAAAAATTAGGAGCTTTAGATGAAGCGGATATAGTTCTTACAGCAGTAAGTGGAGCAGTAGGAATCGAAGCAACTATAGAATCTATTAAAAAAGAAAAAAGAATAGCTCTTGCTAATAAGGAAACTATGGTGGCAGCAGGAGATTTGATAAATAATATGTTAAAGGAGTATAATGCAGAAATAATTCCTGTAGACAGTGAACATTCAGCTATCTACCAATCTCTTTTAGGTGGTAAAAAAGAGGAGGTAAATAAGATAATTATCACAGCTAGTGGTGGAACGTTCAGAGGGAAAACACTGGAAGAACTAAAGGATGTAAGGGTAGAAGATGCTCTGAAACATCCAAATTGGTCTATGGGTAGAAAGATAACCATAGATTCATCTACCCTCTGTAATAAAGGATTAGAAGTTATAGAAGCACACCAGCTTTTTAATGTTTCTTATGATGATATAGAGGTATTGGTACACCCACAGAGTATAATTCATTCAATGGTAGAATTTAACGATATGTCTGTAATAGCTCAACTGGGAGTACCGGATATGAAGGTACCTATCCAATATGCTTTTACCTATCCAGATAGAGCATCTAACAAGGTTTTAGAAAGTTTAAATTTTAAAACACTCTCTAATCTTACTTTTGATGAGGTAGATAACGATGTATTTAAAGGTGTAGAGTATGCGTATTTTGCAGGAAGGACAGGAAAATCCATGCCGGCGGTCTACAATGCAGCCAATGAGATAGCTGTAGATCAATTTATAAATGGGAATATTAAATTTTTAGAGATCTATAAAGTTATAAAAAATACTATGGATAATCATGAGGTACATTCAGTAGATACCTTGGAAGCGGTTATAAAAGCTGATGCCTGGGCAAGAGAAGAAGCTACAAGAATAATAAAAACTTATCAATAG
- a CDS encoding DUF819 domain-containing protein, with protein sequence MITSVFSYFSLLILFITAVLYCEKTLKLKLFKVIPGLTFIYFGGMIGATMHIWELTPQLSSFIGQLKYFLLPMMLFLLLLKNDIRDVFKLGPKLMGSFLAVTASIIIGFIIVFVALKSRFDTDAWQTFSILSSSWVGGSTNMAAAQAGLGVKDGSQALTYAFLMDNICASFWLVLLISLAPMREKFNKFSGANSDEVDKIISHIHATAAKNEDKRDYEFMDFMLTLGLGLGVAGIVLVLGKQVVNPGGLTDANFLSGLRGFFSGSGWVVILATIFGILGSMTPLKRIKGTDHVGSVLLYVVVGLIATATDFSTIDMGQAAIYIVAGVLVLLFHLVVLLVLAKVFKLDLYICGIASQANVGGSVSAPILAGTYDEALIPAGLMMGIFGSAIGTVTALMLAKLLMTL encoded by the coding sequence ATGATAACAAGTGTATTTAGTTATTTTTCGTTATTGATATTATTCATAACGGCAGTATTGTATTGTGAAAAAACATTAAAGTTAAAATTATTCAAGGTTATACCGGGATTAACATTTATTTATTTTGGTGGAATGATAGGTGCAACAATGCACATTTGGGAATTAACACCACAATTATCGAGCTTTATCGGGCAATTAAAATATTTTTTATTACCAATGATGTTATTTTTATTACTATTAAAAAATGATATTAGAGATGTATTTAAATTAGGACCAAAATTAATGGGTTCATTTTTAGCAGTAACAGCTAGTATCATAATTGGATTTATAATTGTATTCGTTGCATTAAAATCAAGATTTGATACAGATGCATGGCAAACATTCTCAATCTTATCTTCTTCATGGGTTGGAGGGTCAACAAACATGGCCGCTGCTCAAGCAGGATTAGGAGTAAAAGATGGTTCGCAAGCACTGACATATGCATTCTTAATGGATAATATCTGTGCATCATTCTGGTTAGTATTACTTATCAGTTTGGCTCCAATGAGAGAGAAGTTTAATAAATTTTCTGGTGCAAACAGTGATGAAGTAGATAAAATCATAAGTCATATTCATGCTACAGCAGCTAAAAATGAAGACAAGAGAGACTATGAATTTATGGACTTTATGTTAACATTAGGATTAGGTCTTGGAGTAGCAGGAATAGTATTAGTTCTTGGAAAACAAGTAGTTAACCCAGGTGGATTAACTGATGCGAACTTCTTATCTGGTCTTAGAGGATTCTTTAGTGGATCTGGATGGGTAGTAATCTTAGCTACAATCTTTGGTATCTTAGGAAGTATGACACCGTTAAAGAGAATCAAAGGAACTGACCATGTAGGTAGTGTACTTTTATATGTAGTAGTAGGATTAATAGCAACAGCAACAGACTTCTCTACTATTGATATGGGTCAAGCAGCTATCTATATAGTAGCAGGAGTATTAGTATTATTATTCCATTTAGTGGTATTATTAGTATTAGCAAAAGTATTCAAGTTAGATCTTTATATCTGTGGTATAGCTTCTCAAGCTAACGTAGGTGGATCTGTATCAGCTCCAATATTAGCAGGAACATATGATGAAGCATTAATTCCAGCAGGGCTTATGATGGGAATATTTGGATCGGCAATAGGAACGGTAACAGCTCTTATGTTAGCGAAACTATTAATGACATTATAA
- a CDS encoding metallophosphoesterase has product MKLIVYYLPMPFVIYLLYLLSGTYLAGGLFFLGSFLFLINVTEIKSENLRKKLKIVVANYLFLYKTLCFITILAIGLEVLGWERVIRTPIFLLFSLIFYILLMWRGYQNYIKINIKEYTVELSDYDTELNLVFLSDIHLSELRPISYVEEIVEKVNRLSPDCVLVGGDTIESHMEYLEDRGFDKILRKIKTEYGVYGILGNHEYTGYLDKNIEYLGRCGIKILRDESVVIKKLEFIFRDDETNHSRKKINEIYNTTYPKVVVDHRPKLEEALSENIALQLSGHTHGGQFFPVNLGYMLKYKVVYGYKKIKNMAVIVSSGVGTGFFAYRTWSKSEIVKIIIRGKAHE; this is encoded by the coding sequence TTGAAGTTAATTGTATATTATCTGCCTATGCCCTTTGTTATATATCTATTATATTTATTGTCAGGTACTTACTTGGCAGGAGGGTTATTTTTTCTAGGTTCTTTTTTATTTTTAATAAATGTCACCGAGATAAAGAGTGAAAACTTAAGGAAAAAATTAAAGATCGTTGTAGCTAACTATTTATTTTTATATAAAACGCTATGTTTTATAACTATTTTAGCCATTGGTTTAGAGGTTTTAGGATGGGAAAGGGTAATTAGGACACCTATATTTCTTTTGTTCAGCCTTATATTCTATATTTTATTGATGTGGAGAGGGTACCAAAATTATATTAAAATAAATATAAAGGAATATACGGTGGAACTATCTGACTATGACACTGAATTAAACCTGGTGTTTTTATCGGATATTCACCTAAGCGAATTAAGGCCTATAAGTTATGTGGAAGAAATAGTTGAAAAAGTGAATAGGTTATCTCCTGATTGTGTATTGGTCGGAGGAGATACCATAGAATCCCATATGGAATATTTAGAAGATAGAGGATTTGATAAGATATTAAGAAAGATAAAAACTGAATACGGAGTTTATGGGATTTTAGGAAATCATGAGTATACAGGTTATTTGGATAAAAATATAGAGTATTTAGGCAGATGTGGAATCAAAATTTTGAGGGATGAATCGGTTGTAATAAAAAAATTAGAATTTATTTTTAGAGATGATGAGACCAATCATTCGAGAAAAAAAATAAATGAAATTTATAATACCACTTATCCAAAGGTTGTAGTGGATCACCGGCCAAAACTTGAGGAAGCACTCAGTGAAAATATAGCATTACAACTTTCCGGCCATACCCATGGAGGGCAGTTTTTCCCTGTAAATTTAGGGTATATGCTCAAATACAAGGTTGTCTACGGATATAAAAAAATAAAAAATATGGCAGTAATAGTATCTTCTGGAGTAGGAACAGGATTTTTTGCCTATAGAACCTGGAGTAAATCTGAAATAGTAAAGATAATCATTAGGGGGAAAGCTCATGAATAA
- the rseP gene encoding RIP metalloprotease RseP, with amino-acid sequence MNIIITILILGIIIMVHELGHFLTAKYFKMPVEEFSLGMGPVLFSHEGLHTRYCLRAIPIGGFVNIKGMEVESVVKDGFNTKSPFQRFVVLVAGVVMNFILAYIIVFGSLLYNGKAVQNEKPVIGNMVETSKSFGNLKTGDEILEIDGNRIDRWEDISRVNGEIESSSMEFLIKRDGEIIKKEVELTFDEQRNDYYIGILPEYSIEKYGFIDAVSESGTAYKNLFTMILKGFKQLVTGQVSAKEISGPVGIVKIVGDASQGGVGILFWLTALLSINIGFFNLLPFPALDGGRIIFVLLEVIGIKVNKRFEEKFHMVGMIILFGLIILITFNDVLNIFNR; translated from the coding sequence ATGAATATAATAATAACGATACTTATACTTGGAATTATAATAATGGTTCATGAATTGGGGCATTTTCTGACGGCTAAATATTTTAAGATGCCGGTGGAGGAGTTTTCTCTGGGAATGGGACCTGTTTTATTTTCCCACGAAGGACTGCATACGAGATATTGTCTGAGAGCTATACCTATTGGAGGATTTGTAAATATCAAGGGGATGGAGGTAGAATCTGTAGTAAAGGACGGATTCAACACTAAATCTCCATTTCAAAGATTTGTAGTTTTGGTTGCAGGTGTAGTGATGAACTTTATATTGGCTTACATTATAGTCTTTGGAAGTTTACTTTATAACGGAAAGGCAGTTCAAAATGAAAAACCTGTAATTGGAAATATGGTAGAAACTTCTAAGTCCTTTGGAAATTTAAAAACAGGGGATGAGATCCTGGAGATAGATGGAAATAGGATAGACAGATGGGAAGATATAAGTCGTGTAAACGGTGAGATAGAAAGCAGCAGTATGGAATTTCTTATAAAAAGAGATGGAGAGATCATAAAAAAAGAAGTTGAACTTACTTTTGATGAGCAAAGAAATGATTATTATATCGGTATATTACCAGAATATAGTATCGAAAAATATGGATTTATAGATGCTGTATCCGAATCCGGGACTGCTTATAAAAACTTATTTACAATGATCTTAAAAGGATTTAAGCAGCTTGTCACAGGGCAGGTAAGTGCTAAGGAAATATCTGGGCCTGTTGGTATAGTTAAGATTGTAGGAGATGCCAGTCAAGGTGGGGTTGGAATCTTATTTTGGTTAACGGCATTACTCTCAATAAACATAGGGTTCTTTAATCTACTTCCATTTCCTGCTCTAGATGGTGGAAGGATAATATTTGTCCTTTTAGAAGTGATAGGTATAAAGGTCAATAAGAGGTTTGAGGAAAAGTTTCATATGGTGGGAATGATCATATTATTTGGACTTATTATTCTGATAACATTTAACGATGTATTGAATATATTTAATAGATAA
- a CDS encoding rolling circle replication-associated protein: MSGVTVITGKIKKTGDVFQYSNYDTGVVTGDKKYDYKCENGKYWKKKHIMGSLPIYEEVKVGRGEKKDLSQLQKGELYSYLNNKSINIRRKIAEFKDLYLCNVLKYQDHKGQICLPKMITITFKNDIKDYEVAVLEMDKTIKRIQYFVQTRFDKNFKLRAVGVREVHKEKREGYHFHFIAFNLPYIDRDKFKKFGEKESTNSGRVEISVLKQFKKKYIDYSSDGIEEKISFVENPVSYLSKALTYLSKELDDLYKIDYSMDLREDKELMAKLKNELNRKTLFKVGKLIKPEVINLYSNEEFEHELNKAFDNYKFKDHFSFNTEFLGWIDLYKFVDHRGKSDLVDSVLDTLGFSYEYIEENENIDKLKHYKINKFFINYKENKLMYIDNSNFIEIDKNLFNHILDINDLSNEIKQFIIKNKGE; encoded by the coding sequence ATGTCAGGGGTTACTGTTATTACTGGAAAAATTAAAAAAACAGGTGATGTATTTCAATATTCAAATTATGATACTGGAGTAGTTACAGGTGATAAAAAGTATGACTACAAGTGTGAAAATGGGAAATATTGGAAAAAAAAGCATATTATGGGATCTCTTCCAATCTATGAAGAAGTCAAAGTAGGTCGTGGAGAAAAAAAAGACCTATCACAATTACAAAAAGGAGAGCTATATTCATATTTAAATAATAAATCAATTAACATAAGAAGAAAAATTGCAGAATTTAAAGATTTATACCTATGTAATGTTTTAAAATATCAAGATCATAAAGGACAGATCTGTTTACCTAAGATGATAACTATCACCTTTAAAAATGATATTAAAGATTATGAAGTGGCAGTTTTAGAAATGGATAAAACTATTAAAAGGATTCAATATTTTGTCCAGACAAGATTTGATAAAAATTTCAAATTAAGAGCTGTAGGAGTAAGAGAAGTTCACAAAGAGAAAAGAGAGGGATATCATTTTCATTTTATAGCCTTTAATCTTCCATATATTGACAGAGATAAATTTAAAAAATTTGGTGAAAAAGAATCTACTAATAGTGGCAGAGTTGAAATATCAGTATTAAAGCAATTTAAAAAGAAATATATTGATTATAGTAGTGATGGAATAGAAGAAAAAATAAGTTTTGTTGAAAATCCAGTCTCATATCTGTCTAAGGCACTAACTTATTTATCTAAGGAATTAGATGATCTATATAAAATAGATTACTCAATGGATCTTAGAGAAGATAAAGAGCTAATGGCAAAATTAAAAAATGAACTTAACAGAAAAACACTATTCAAAGTTGGGAAATTAATTAAACCTGAAGTTATTAATTTGTATTCAAATGAAGAATTTGAACATGAATTAAACAAGGCATTTGATAACTATAAATTTAAAGATCATTTTAGTTTCAATACTGAATTTCTCGGATGGATAGATTTATATAAATTTGTAGACCATAGGGGTAAAAGCGATCTAGTGGATAGTGTCCTAGATACTTTAGGCTTTAGTTATGAATACATAGAAGAAAATGAAAATATAGATAAATTAAAACATTATAAAATAAATAAATTTTTTATAAATTATAAAGAAAATAAATTAATGTATATTGATAATAGTAATTTCATAGAAATAGATAAAAATCTATTTAATCATATTTTAGATATCAATGATTTAAGTAATGAAATAAAACAATTTATAATAAAAAATAAGGGGGAATAA